A single region of the Lycium barbarum isolate Lr01 chromosome 2, ASM1917538v2, whole genome shotgun sequence genome encodes:
- the LOC132628013 gene encoding putative F-box protein At3g10430: MLLCGGFPEDLAREILVRLPVKSLLRFKCCCKNWYALIKSRSFIQQQLNCSKNKLLIYDNGASPIPLIILDDQSQENIPQRFRGMATLLGSVDGLFYLECQFDDELISCALWNPATREVRPLPLPPPEISDGSRLGFGLDPLTKDYKVVHFRYSFDYNHVNAAVYSCSRDSWRIFRPKDSYKPHLSNNECLQGRTYGTTYLNGAYYWLLCGMENCSILLFNFGSEVFEEIGGPDGHSVRLVPNAPHLILLDDSIAILSGVDRFFFFDIWVMIQPGVWNKLVTFQCFTRIKSFCDSSLILVTKAFQLLSYNVRTNKTRRLGFRHLGLKDDLDFGGCGVYCYKESLVTIKRGEVDHLFPDIFD; this comes from the coding sequence ATGTTGCTTTGTGGGGGTTTCCCTGAAGATTTAGCAAGGGAGATTCTGGTGAGATTGCCTGTGAAATCGTTGTTGCGATTCAAATGCTGCTGCAAGAACTGGTATGCTCTTATCAAAAGTCGTAGTTTCATTCAACAACAATTGAATTGTAGCAAAAACAAACTCCTGATTTATGATAATGGTGCATCTCCCATTCCCTTGATTATTTTGGATGATCAAAGTCAAGAAAATATTCCCCAGAGGTTTAGAGGTATGGCGACCCTCTTAGGTTCTGTGGATGGCCTGTTTTATTTGGAGTGCCAATTCGATGATGAACTAATCTCGTGTGCATTATGGAATCCTGCCACCAGGGAGGTGAGACCCCTCCCCCTCCCTCCACCCGAAATCAGTGACGGCTCTCGCCTTGGGTTCGGATTAGACCCCTTGACTAAGGACTATAAGGTGGTTCACTTTCGCTACTCCTTTGATTATAATCATGTAAATGCAGCAGTCTATTCCTGTTCCCGAGACTCATGGAGAATTTTCAGACCTAAAGATTCCTATAAACCCCACTTATCAAACAATGAATGCCTCCAGGGACGCACATATGGTACTACTTATTTGAATGGAGCTTATTACTGGCTGCTATGTGGGATGGAAAACTGCAGCATTCTTTTATTCAACTTTGGGAGTGAGGTGTTTGAAGAGATTGGAGGACCAGATGGTCACTCTGTTAGGCTTGTGCCGAATGCCCCGCATCTAATATTGCTTGATGATTCCATTGCCATCTTGAGCGGAGTtgaccgtttttttttttttgatatatgGGTAATGATCCAACCAGGGGTATGGAACAAACTTGTTACCTTTCAATGCTTCACACGCATTAAGTCTTTCTGTGATAGCTCTCTCATTCTGGTAACAAAAGCTTTTCAACTGCTCTCCTATAATGTTCGGACAAATAAGACGAGGCGTCTTGGATTTCGTCATTTGGGCCTGAAGGATGACCTAGATTTTGGTGGCTGTGGGGTATATTGTTATAAGGAGAGCTTAGTAACAATTAAACGTGGAGAGGTGGACCATTTATTTCCTGACATATTTGACTGA